A genomic segment from Verrucomicrobiota bacterium encodes:
- a CDS encoding nucleoside hydrolase, whose translation MDPLFTPDPSKKVRVILNTDAKNEADDQYAIVHAILTPLFDLHGIIPAHFGDRRGPGSLQASHEEVLKLLDLMNLAGRIPIHPGAPGALPDEKTAVPSEGSALIIGEALKDDPRPLHVAFLGPLTDMASALLEEPAIAERNVRVVWIGGEDWPVGGWEFNLSNDVNAANVVFRSKVEVWQIPSTIYKRMAVSYAELVERVYDKGELGKYLVEQLVDWNNRHHRGDPIEHRSLGDSPAVGVMMYPECGWFEWRAAPEFNAEMNYAHTGGNRPIRVYRAVDQRFIMEDFFAKLARWHRKA comes from the coding sequence ATGGACCCCCTCTTTACCCCTGACCCCTCCAAAAAAGTCCGGGTCATCCTTAACACCGACGCCAAGAACGAGGCCGACGATCAGTACGCGATCGTGCACGCCATCTTGACGCCGCTTTTTGACCTGCACGGCATCATCCCCGCCCACTTCGGCGACCGGCGGGGACCGGGCAGCCTGCAGGCCAGCCACGAGGAAGTGCTGAAATTACTCGACCTGATGAACCTGGCGGGCCGTATTCCGATCCACCCCGGGGCCCCGGGCGCCCTTCCGGACGAAAAAACCGCTGTGCCTTCTGAAGGGTCAGCTTTGATCATCGGCGAGGCGTTGAAAGATGACCCGCGCCCGCTTCACGTCGCTTTTCTGGGACCGCTGACCGACATGGCTTCGGCCCTCCTTGAGGAACCCGCCATCGCCGAGCGCAACGTGCGCGTCGTCTGGATCGGCGGCGAGGATTGGCCGGTGGGGGGGTGGGAGTTTAACCTGTCGAATGATGTCAACGCCGCCAACGTCGTGTTCCGGTCGAAGGTGGAGGTCTGGCAGATCCCCAGCACGATCTATAAACGGATGGCGGTCAGTTACGCGGAACTGGTAGAAAGAGTTTACGACAAGGGAGAACTTGGTAAATACCTGGTCGAACAACTCGTCGATTGGAATAACCGGCACCATCGCGGCGACCCGATCGAACACCGCTCTCTCGGGGATTCGCCCGCAGTCGGCGTGATGATGTACCCGGAGTGCGGGTGGTTCGAGTGGCGGGCCGCGCCGGAGTTCAACGCGGAAATGAATTACGCGCACACCGGCGGTAACCGCCCGATCCGCGTTTACCGTGCCGTGGACCAGAGGTTTATCATGGAGGATTTCTTTGCCAAACTGGCCCGGTGGCACCGCAAAGCATAA